A region of the Myripristis murdjan chromosome 10, fMyrMur1.1, whole genome shotgun sequence genome:
agagaggagacagagaaggaagtttgataaaatatgcatcattttttacatgtgaaaaagctGCAAAGTCACTCCTTACAATCAAACTAATTCACTACAGAGACACTCTAAATCCCAACTAGAACAGCGCACTAATGTAACAgatatattaattattttaaatcaggACATGCCCATCTTCATTTAAGTTTCCATCGGGCAATATGCCCCCTTcttgctctctgtttttgtctattttgtgtttttccatccctccctccctttccatGTTCTCCACTTCTCTCTCGCAGGCCACAAGTGTTTGATTCGCTGTCTGGCCGTGCATATTAATGAGAGGAGGACAGCGGGCTGCTTTTTAAGAGCTgctgcctgcctctcctctgcgagagagagagagagagagacacgcagAGAGAGCTAAACGAAGAGACCGGAGGCTTATCCAAGCGCGCAGGACGCACAGACGGAGTTGCACAACCAGCGCTCCTCAGGACTCCAAAAGGCAGACAAGTCTTCGCGTTTTCTCCCATCTAACGCTCACTGCAAGTGGATAttgtttgcactttttgttttactcGGAGAGTTCATTCGGGGACATCGGATTTTGAGGAGCTtgttgcaaaaataataatagtaatacatttttttaaaaatcagcatttttttgttttacttgtgAAGTCATGCATCGGTGCACAGCAGTGCTACTTTTGTTGGTTGTGGCCTTATACTTCCTGAGCGCAGAAGGTAAACCAAACAGCTTTCCACTCATTTGTCATGTATTTAACTGTATTTAGGGTTTGCAGCGTAATTGCGGTcactgttatgtgtgtgtgtgtgtgtgtgtgtgtgtgtgtgtgtgtgtgtgtgtgtgtgtgtgtgtgtgtgtgtgtaaaggtaaGAGGAGATTTTAACAGGCGTTGAGACTATTTCCTATCCCGAGCGGAGTTGGATATCGTAAACTTCCAATCCAAGTTACGGAAAATTCAACTTCGTTTAACTGTTGCTATTGTTAATGCTGTATGGCATTTCACTTTTATGTAGCCTGTCACCAAAACTGACTCTTTGTAtgtgtgggaggggggagtgtgtgattttaaaaaaaataaataaataaaataaaaaatcaatatacCACCTGCACACTTTATTATCAATTTGCCAACATAAACCTTCCATTCAGCCTCCAGTAAAATATGATGTGAGTTAAATTCAAACACTTTTAAATACTTTACTACTAAGTTTCGGGTCACTTTACATGTCATCATGAGTTTTAATATGATATGTATTATCCCATTTTAACCCTAAACACCACTCACCCCTGCTGGCTCATAGTCCTCTGCACCATATGTAACTCAAATATTTAAAAGCCAGTGGGGCCATTTGGAAGGGAGGGGGGTAAAATGCTACCCCTCCTTTGTGAACAACAGATTTGAAGGGAAAGACATTTGGTGGGGGTgcgggggtgggtggggggtggcacCCTGTGTCTTACCTCTTTAGAAAATGTTGCATCTCTGTAGATGTCAATGTtctggagaaaaaataaatatctgctTGTGATGAGCTTTAGTCAGCTATTGACTAAAGTGTGTCCACATAACATCATAGTTTTGTTCAGGCAGAATGGGGGTTAAGGAGAGGGACCAAGTGTGCGCACATCTAGGTAAATATTCAGGTGCAAGACCAATAAGTCAATGCACGTTCCAAAAGAGTGAGTTCTGCACCCTGTTAAGCTCCCAGTAAATAATTTTATtctctttactttttttgagGCACCTTTTCGATGTGTAAGATCTTCCTCAGGATAGGCAGGTTGGCCAAGTGCAGAAAGTTGTTTAATCAATACATAACCTTCCTGTAGGTCCCTCTGGTCAACATATACTAAATTCAGCAGTTACATTCagctcattttattttgcactcTGCACTCTGCAAGTGTTGTGCATTAGTTGGATGCAAAGTCCTCTTTTACAATGTGGTCATTCCTGTAATGGTTTTATAAAAATTCTGATTGTTTTCGCCTTCATAGCAGGATATATATACTGTAAGTAAACAGGTATGACTTAAGGAGGAGCATCTTATCCAGAAGACTGTGTAAAGTGCTGGAGGTATCCTTTTTTTCTGATGCCACCCAAGCCAAACTCTCAGTACAGAGTCCTAACAGCATGCACAGATAGATGAACCTCAGCGTCAGTTTTATTGGTCTTTGTTCTCCAGTGAGTCTTTGTTGACTGCTGGCTGTGGGGACGGTGACAGATTTAGTGATCAGCCGTGACAATAGATAGCAGGTGATGGATGGACGAAGCCTTGGATTATCTAGGTCACCATCTCCCAtcaaaaatacacactgatGACTTTAACCCCCATCCTCCACCCACCAAACCTGGTTTCATCTGGTTTATTCAGCAGTCATGGGTCACAATGGCAAGCGCTCTGAAACCAAAGCACAGCCTGTATCTGTTCTAACAATGCAAGGATTTTCCAAACAACTCCTCTTGGAGGAACAGTGCTGCAGTGAAACCAGTGAAAGCCACAGGTTCTCACAGCCTTGAATGCTTTCAGTTTGAATGCACAAATGATCCAAGCTGCTGTGGATAAAGCAGCAAGTCCACTCAAATTGGTGTTGTGCAACAGGTAATAACATAAAATAGCAAAAACCACATGGATAATCagggaaaacaaacattgtCTCATCCTTGAAAAGTTCATATTTTAGGAATACTATTTCTGCAGGGTactaaaaaactgttttgtttccatttctgaTTGCAATTCAGACCTATGGAATGCTTTAAGGCTGTTTTGTATTATAAGGCTGAGTGCTTGAATCTGAGAGTTCAGCCATACACACATTGTTGTAACAAGTGTGATCCGCTGTTTATTTGAAGCTTCAACATTGAGTTGCCAGACGTAAACACTGGCAATCATAATCCCGACTTGTCAGGGTGTACTTTAAGAATATAATGGAGATCAAAACCTCACCGAGAGCCAATTTACTGTCAAACCGCACACAAGACTAGCCTTTCTATCAGTATCAGTGTAATGTCTATGTCAGTTTGTTACATGGAAGTGAGTGTGAAACTAGCCTTAATAGTCTGTGTCACAATTCAGTTTCCACATAATCAGTATGAAGCGTCTTTGTAATGCTTAACATTACAAGCTCATTATGCTACAACAGTCTAAATTGTTACATTTGTCAATAGCCTACAAGTGCAGGTGCACCAGAAAAGGACCGAAGATCAGATACAAGGATGTTCAGAAGCTGGAGCTCAAACCCAAACACCCCTTCTGCCAAGAGAAGATGATTTTGTGAGTCATTACTCTcctacttttctttctcttgtcatcctcttcctccctcttcgTCTCTATccttttcccttcctctctgttggtgtgagtgtatgtgtgattgTATACGTGTGCGCACAGCCATGCCACAATATCAGCAGTGTTTGTACCTGCTCGCCTCCCGTATATACAGCTGTAATGTGCCATGACCGCACACCAAAACACCATGAAACTATTTGGCAGCGATGTGGGAACCATCAAAACATCCTGTCGTCAGCGCTTAAACGCTTAACATGATTTATTGCGTGGTGATAATTTGATGATTTAATTACACCTCGCAATCAGCAGTCAGGATTGACCTGAAACATGGAGAGGAGCTCAGGGCATAACAGGTCGCAACGACTGAGGCAGCCAAAAGGGGACTTACTAGAACCTCCCAGAAGTTTGTATCTGACCATGTAACAAGGGCTGACCtaatttttctgacttttaTTCATATATCACATCATTTTTGCTTCATTATTGCATTGttaaaacatacagtacatgtataaaataacattaaatacaTAATGTCTAGCATCATTACTACATaatcacataaaataaaatctgaagacATTACTTGCATCTGGCACCTCAAAAGCTGCTTTCTCCATTTTGGGAGGGCTGTACCGCGTCATATTGACACATCAAGTCTTTCTATCAGTCTTCAGCCTTGTGAGGGAGTTTTAGTCTGTCTCCTCTCACTCAGTCTCACAGccatttgacctttgacccactATCCCAGCAGACAGACGGCTATTATGTCCAATTTGGCCCATCTTGGACTGTAACATGTAGTGAATTTACTTGATGATATCTTGGCTTCTCCCTGCGGAAAGAACAAGATAGTCCTGAATTAGCCCATGCCATTATGAGGTGAAATCTGCcggaaaaggaagaaaacataCTGCTTTGATGACCTCGGACAGTTCATAGTCTAAATCTGTGAGCAGGTCTCTCTTGAAGCTTGAAAGACAAGATGGGATTTCTGTCTGAGCTCCTTTTGAATTTTtcacctccagcctccagcagcCGACACACAGTCGAACAGATGCTGATGTTATGTCACTCTCTCTGGAGTCATTTTTGAGTTCAA
Encoded here:
- the cxcl14 gene encoding C-X-C motif chemokine 14 yields the protein MHRCTAVLLLLVVALYFLSAEAYKCRCTRKGPKIRYKDVQKLELKPKHPFCQEKMIFVTMENVSRFKGQEYCLHPKLQSTKNLVKWFRIWKDKHRVYEA